The Solanum lycopersicum chromosome 2, SLM_r2.1 DNA window CAGGTTGCAGAATGAGGGGTACTATGGAGGGGTTCGTTTACTTATGGCAATCGTTAAAATATTTCACAACTATTGCAAAGAGAGCAACATCACCTTACATGATGGGAATTTCACTCTCTCGTATGACACTAACATTCCCCGCCAGGTAGAACCTAACATTGCAAGATTTATCTGCCCTTCGATAGATAAGTTATGTGGATTGGAATCACGTTAGCTAATTGTTGTTAAACTCTTACTAAACGTTCTTTGACTTGAAACTGCTCAAATATAGAGTGAGCTTCTGTTTATATGGTCCTATTGTTTGGTTTTGGAAATGTCTTTTCGTAGGTTTACAATTTATCTAAAATGTCTTAGTCGAgtaaaataattctttaatttcaacCAGGCACAATCAAAACCTACATCTCGGACGTTGAAACTTTACATACTACCTTCTGGATTTTAGCTATGCAAATAAATTAGGAGTGAAATACATGCTTGTTTCAATCATAACTGACATTACATCACACTACTTCATGATCATGATCTGAATATGGCATTGCTATATGAtgaataagataaataaaagatttgatTTATCTCATGTTGAAAAAGTTTGATTAACATATCAAATACTTTCCACATCTCAGACAGGGCTTTCAGGTTCTAGTGCAATCGTAAGTGCTGCACTGAGTTGCCTTCTTGATTTTTACAAAGTCAGACATCTCATCAAAGTTGAGGTAAGGCCGAACCTTGTCCTTAATGCAGAGAAGGAACTTGGAATTGTTGCAGGTCTTCAAGATAGAGTGGCCCAGGTGTATGGAGGCGTTGTATATATGGTGTGTATGTGTGATACTCTTTTTTATCTTTGACAAGTAGCTTGTAGTTGTAAAGTAAATATTGCATGTTCATCTTTAAACCTTTATTTTGCAGGACTTTGACAAGAATCACATGGATGAATTAGGTCATGGCATATATACACCCATGGATGTTGATCTTCTCCCACCTCTTTATCTGATCTATGCAGAAAATCCCAGTGATTCTGGAAAGGTTTGAACTTAATGTGCAGAATATGAGTGAAAAATCTCTGTTGTCTGGCCAAAGATTCTATAGATGAGTGTTATTTGCTTAGCCATGCAATGGGTTAGAATATTACATTTTGGTTTTCACTTCACACTAAGAATTAGACAACGAGTATTGATGTAGGCTTATAGTCCACGGGGCAGCCCCTTTATTTTCAGTAATTATTTAACAGGGTAACCTCTTATATGATTCCAgtatttattgaatattttccAGACAATGGATGACATAACAATTGCAGCAGTTTCTCAAGGAATTGTGAATATCAGTGTCCGGATTAACTTTGTCACTAATAGTTACTTTGTTGACAGTAGTTACAAAATATAGAtgatacttttttttcaaatgcaGGTACATAGTACAGTTCGACAAAGATGGTTAGATGGTGATAAATTTATAAGATCAACCATTGAAGAGGTTGCAAATATAGCTGTGGAGGGACGGAAAGCTCTTCTTGAGAAGGACTACAATAAGTTAGCAGCCCTCATGAATCACAATTTTGACTTGAGAAGGTAATATACATGCTTAGTTTAATGAGGGTTACATTTGTTAATATCTTTTATGTGCTTCGTGGCGTCCCCAACACCTATTTGATAGTGTCATGTGTCATGACCTGCCACCTTACCCTTCAAATTTTGCACTGGAAGAGGGGACGAAGAACCTAAAGTTGTGGAGAGGTCAGTGGAAGACTCTAGAATAACTTAGAAGATATCGTAGAAAGCTTTAGAATTCTCTAGACTAGTAGAGAATTCTAGAGCATGGACTAAAGTATAAATAAGAGTGATATGTGaagtaaatattatttactaGGTCCTaggaagtagtataaatagaagGGTCTCTCATTTGGAAGGCTTCCAAGAAGCAAGCAATCACTCAAGT harbors:
- the LOC101260589 gene encoding glucuronokinase 1, whose translation is MAAVIEHKSYARVGLLGNPSDVYFGNTISFSLGNFWASVRLEPSIDLVIVPHPSHDLVQFNSISHLVNRLQNEGYYGGVRLLMAIVKIFHNYCKESNITLHDGNFTLSYDTNIPRQTGLSGSSAIVSAALSCLLDFYKVRHLIKVEVRPNLVLNAEKELGIVAGLQDRVAQVYGGVVYMDFDKNHMDELGHGIYTPMDVDLLPPLYLIYAENPSDSGKVHSTVRQRWLDGDKFIRSTIEEVANIAVEGRKALLEKDYNKLAALMNHNFDLRRRMFGDNALGAMNIEMVEIARKVGAASKFTGSGGAVVVYCPDGTSQVKQLEDACHKAGFTFQPIKVMPSFLNETDLQTLKSK